CCATGATGCGCCCCTTTATCTCCCCAGCCTCGACCTTTGATTTCAGCCCCTCGGGATCCTTGAAGCCGATCTCGAGAAACTGGGGGAACTGGGGGGCTATCCCCTCCGGGCACTCCGCAATGAGGACGATCGCCCCTCCCCTCTTGACCACGACATCCGCCGCCGCCACACCCTTGATTGACTGTCTCAGGTTTATGTCGGTGGGGGAGGCGTCGCAGACGACCACATCCGCCTTTTCGCCCGCCACAGATCCGTAGATGCGCCTTGCAATCTCGACTCCCTCGTTGTGGGCCTCGACGGGATGTCCGGCCACCACGCCGGCGGGGTTCTCGTCTATATCGAGCACACTGTTCACGATAAAGTCAAGGCCCGCCTTTAAGGCGATGTCGTTTACATCCCTCCTTATCGGATTGTCGTTGACACCGAGGATCTCCTCCATCTCGTAATCCAGCGCCGCCCAGTGGGTCCCCTCGGTCGTCTCCTCCCCCGCTATCCCCGGGACTATGATTTTTCCACCGCCAGAGAAACCGGTTGTCGCGTGCGGGACGATGTTCCCAACGGCAACGATAAGGTCGGCGTTTTTAACCTCCCGGTTTACATAAATCTCTATCCCCGTTTCCGTACTCCCCATATCGATGAGGGTTTCGGGTTTGTCCCAGGAGTGGTTGAATATCCTGTATCTGGCTGAGATCTCCTCTCCAAA
This genomic window from Candidatus Zymogenus saltonus contains:
- the larA gene encoding nickel-dependent lactate racemase translates to MKVKFDRELFGSLEIDDADLVGILEPKIAEGGESLRSMTERAIEKPIGTNPFRELLFGKKRILIITDDVTRPTPVREIAEVMLTEITKAGIRDKDVMFLISLGTHRAMTEGEIKKRFGEEISARYRIFNHSWDKPETLIDMGSTETGIEIYVNREVKNADLIVAVGNIVPHATTGFSGGGKIIVPGIAGEETTEGTHWAALDYEMEEILGVNDNPIRRDVNDIALKAGLDFIVNSVLDIDENPAGVVAGHPVEAHNEGVEIARRIYGSVAGEKADVVVCDASPTDINLRQSIKGVAAADVVVKRGGAIVLIAECPEGIAPQFPQFLEIGFKDPEGLKSKVEAGEIKGRIMAYTLIAIGRVMKKASVILVTKGISGEEARRMGFLHEPDPVSAYRRAVEIAGGRKTIFMRKSGELLPMIAR